From the Opitutia bacterium genome, one window contains:
- a CDS encoding DUF1501 domain-containing protein has product MPSSDAAPFSRRAFVRTLGLAGAAVAAAPLVNESVFRAAAGDPRTLVLIHLAGGHDGWSTFVPADSDDYYRARPTLALRRPELLRLSESLWLNRAASDLAPLFERGELGIVPQVGLAPASLSHYRATQVWLSGGAPEEIETTPWFARGNATVTELSGDFSASLARVGTEAAARDETEVFFVRLGGFDTHFDQRVAHDAAIAAFARGVAQLQRALARRGVAERVLTVAFSEFGRTLAENEFSGTDHAAAGPCCFIGPGVRGGVLGRFDPTVAAPVIDHRRVIATCESWLGWAEGAGATFKSLPVLT; this is encoded by the coding sequence ATGCCCTCGTCTGACGCCGCTCCCTTTTCCCGACGCGCCTTCGTGCGCACGCTCGGCCTCGCCGGCGCCGCTGTCGCGGCCGCGCCGCTCGTCAACGAGAGCGTTTTTCGCGCCGCGGCGGGCGACCCGCGCACGCTCGTGCTGATCCATCTCGCTGGCGGACACGATGGCTGGAGCACGTTCGTGCCGGCTGACTCCGACGACTACTATCGCGCGCGCCCCACGTTGGCGCTGCGCCGCCCGGAGCTGTTGCGCCTTAGCGAATCGCTCTGGCTGAATCGTGCTGCGAGCGACCTCGCGCCGCTGTTCGAGCGCGGCGAGTTGGGCATCGTGCCGCAGGTCGGTTTGGCGCCGGCGAGCCTCAGCCACTACCGCGCGACGCAGGTATGGCTTAGCGGCGGCGCGCCCGAGGAAATCGAGACAACGCCGTGGTTCGCGCGTGGCAACGCGACGGTGACGGAGCTGAGCGGCGACTTTTCGGCATCTCTCGCCCGCGTGGGCACAGAGGCCGCAGCGCGCGACGAGACGGAGGTGTTTTTCGTGCGGCTCGGTGGCTTCGACACGCATTTCGACCAGCGCGTCGCGCACGATGCGGCCATCGCTGCGTTCGCGCGCGGCGTGGCGCAGCTCCAGCGCGCGCTTGCCCGGCGTGGCGTCGCGGAGCGTGTGCTGACGGTGGCGTTTTCGGAGTTCGGTCGCACGCTGGCGGAGAACGAATTCTCCGGCACCGACCACGCGGCGGCCGGTCCGTGCTGCTTCATCGGCCCGGGCGTGCGTGGCGGCGTGCTCGGCCGGTTCGATCCGACGGTGGCCGCGCCGGTCATCGACCATCGTCGCGTGATTGCGACCTGCGAAAGCTGGCTCGGTTGGGCGGAAGGCGCTGGCGCCACGTTCAAATCGCTGCCGGTGCTCACCTGA
- a CDS encoding beta-glucosidase, translating into MTKLSLAAPSAARPFPADFAWGAASASAQVEGAAQEDGKGESIWDVFARRPGAVKNGDTPAVACDHYHRWREDLDLMVDLGVKHYRLSIAWPRIMPDGVGTLNRRGLDFYSRLLDAMLARGITPWVTMFHWDLPQALEAKGGWPTRQVVDAFADYADTLVKTYGDRVKNWITLNEIAVFVDNGYSVGRHAPGRKEDFATVHQAFHHAVLCHGHGVRAVREHGGKGALVGLTDNSRAITPVSETPENIAAARVAFARQNCRILEPIFTGAYGEIYQKHTKGWLPKIAPGDMALIAAPTDFLGMNIYSGDFVRAGANGEPEFVRVPEHYPVADSPWLRWNSRALYWGPRHAVEVFGAKAVVITENGAGYDEAPPVHGQVNDLHRLEYIRACLGELHRGLRDGVPTLGYFAWSLMDNFEWADGYARRFGLVYNDFTTQQRTPKASALWYREVMNANALV; encoded by the coding sequence ATGACTAAGCTCTCGCTCGCCGCGCCTTCTGCCGCCCGTCCGTTTCCCGCCGATTTCGCGTGGGGCGCCGCGTCTGCTTCCGCCCAAGTCGAGGGCGCCGCGCAGGAAGACGGCAAGGGCGAGTCGATCTGGGACGTGTTCGCCCGCCGACCCGGCGCGGTGAAGAACGGCGACACGCCCGCCGTCGCGTGCGACCACTATCACCGGTGGCGCGAGGACCTCGACCTGATGGTCGATCTCGGCGTGAAGCACTACCGGCTGTCGATTGCGTGGCCGCGGATCATGCCGGACGGCGTCGGCACGCTCAACCGTCGTGGGCTCGATTTCTACTCACGCTTGCTCGACGCGATGCTCGCGCGCGGCATCACGCCGTGGGTGACGATGTTTCACTGGGATCTGCCGCAGGCGCTCGAGGCGAAGGGCGGCTGGCCGACGCGGCAGGTGGTCGACGCCTTCGCCGACTACGCGGACACGCTGGTCAAGACCTACGGCGATCGCGTGAAGAATTGGATCACGCTGAACGAAATCGCCGTCTTTGTGGACAACGGCTACTCGGTCGGACGCCACGCGCCGGGGCGCAAAGAGGATTTCGCGACCGTGCATCAGGCGTTCCATCATGCCGTGCTCTGCCACGGCCACGGCGTCCGCGCCGTGCGCGAGCATGGCGGCAAAGGTGCGCTCGTCGGCCTCACCGACAACTCGCGCGCCATCACGCCGGTCAGCGAAACACCGGAAAACATCGCCGCGGCGCGCGTAGCGTTCGCGCGGCAGAATTGCCGCATCCTCGAGCCGATTTTCACCGGCGCCTATGGCGAGATCTACCAGAAGCACACGAAAGGCTGGCTGCCGAAAATCGCGCCCGGCGACATGGCACTGATCGCCGCACCGACGGATTTTCTCGGCATGAACATCTACTCCGGCGATTTCGTGCGCGCCGGTGCGAACGGCGAGCCGGAGTTCGTGCGCGTGCCCGAGCACTACCCGGTCGCGGACAGCCCGTGGCTCCGTTGGAATTCTCGCGCGCTCTACTGGGGGCCGCGGCACGCGGTCGAAGTCTTCGGCGCGAAGGCCGTCGTCATCACCGAAAACGGCGCCGGCTACGACGAGGCGCCGCCGGTGCACGGGCAGGTGAACGACCTGCACCGCCTCGAATACATCCGCGCCTGCCTCGGCGAACTGCACCGCGGCCTCCGCGACGGCGTGCCGACGCTCGGCTACTTTGCGTGGTCGCTGATGGACAACTTCGAGTGGGCCGATGGCTACGCGCGGAGGTTCGGGCTCGTGTATAACGATTTCACGACGCAGCAGCGCACGCCGAAGGCCAGCGCGCTCTGGTATCGCGAAGTGATGAACGCCAATGCCCTCGTCTGA
- a CDS encoding glycoside hydrolase family 2 protein → MPLRSIRRFVWSCAAYFIVSLACAAAPARVAQELTDAWRFRFGELPSTPTLADTAQWTEIALPHTWNARDGADGGGDYARGTGWYLRRFTLGPEWAAKRVFLEFDGASRAAKVFLNGQLLGEHVGGFARFRFDTTAALNRAGENVLAVAVSNAPDGTAPFSADFTFFGGLYRGVRLVGVDDLHVELMDHASPGVYITSQHVTAESAGVCVVVLVRNDATQDTRGEIEVVLRDAAGNVVGTARKAADFPAGATAHNSVDFTLAHPRLWDGQRDPHLYRASVIVHADGAARDALEQRFGVRSFRIDADKGFFLNGHPLDLHGVSRHQDRIGKGWAISEADEREDFALIREMGATAVRVAHYQQSPLWFDLADESGLVAWAEIPVVNEVPAGAHYLENARQQLRELIRQNYNRPAIVVWGVGNETREDGEKSSGPIRVNGVESGRVLAALAQTAKAEDPTRPSVYASNHQAEDARNFLTEVTAFNRYYGWYHGRADEIGRWLDDAHQRYPALRFGISEYGAGANPAQHEWPARKPPHAGPWHPEEYQNDYHETHWLAFHARPFLWCKFIWNMFDFAVDARNEGSNPGMNDKGLVTYDRRMRKDAFFWYKANWSDEPVLYLTSRRWTERPAGRAELKAYSNAPRVELWLDGKSLGVIESDEHRFRWPVELAPGEHHVVVRAGTLSDAITFTCLPPKPATP, encoded by the coding sequence ATGCCCCTTCGGTCAATCCGCCGCTTCGTCTGGTCGTGCGCGGCCTATTTCATCGTTTCCCTCGCGTGTGCCGCTGCGCCGGCACGCGTCGCGCAAGAGCTGACGGACGCGTGGCGCTTCCGCTTCGGCGAACTCCCGTCGACGCCCACGCTCGCGGACACGGCGCAGTGGACCGAGATCGCGTTGCCGCATACGTGGAACGCCCGCGACGGCGCCGACGGTGGTGGCGACTACGCGCGCGGCACCGGCTGGTATCTGCGGCGCTTCACGCTCGGGCCCGAATGGGCGGCGAAGCGCGTATTTCTCGAATTCGACGGCGCGAGCCGCGCCGCGAAGGTCTTTCTCAACGGCCAACTTCTCGGCGAACACGTCGGCGGCTTCGCGCGTTTCCGCTTCGACACCACGGCGGCGCTGAACCGCGCCGGCGAAAACGTCCTCGCTGTCGCCGTGAGCAATGCGCCCGACGGCACCGCGCCGTTCAGTGCGGACTTCACGTTCTTCGGCGGCCTCTATCGCGGCGTGCGGCTCGTCGGCGTGGACGATCTCCACGTCGAGCTGATGGACCACGCCTCGCCCGGCGTCTACATCACCAGCCAGCATGTGACAGCCGAGAGCGCGGGCGTCTGCGTCGTGGTGCTCGTGCGCAACGATGCGACGCAAGACACGCGCGGCGAGATCGAGGTGGTGCTCCGCGACGCGGCCGGAAACGTGGTCGGCACCGCGCGCAAAGCCGCCGATTTCCCTGCGGGCGCGACGGCGCACAACAGTGTCGATTTCACGCTCGCGCACCCGCGGCTGTGGGACGGTCAGCGCGACCCGCACCTCTACCGCGCCAGCGTGATCGTGCACGCCGACGGCGCCGCGCGCGACGCGCTCGAGCAGCGCTTCGGCGTGCGGTCGTTCCGCATCGATGCGGACAAGGGATTTTTCCTCAACGGTCATCCGCTCGATCTTCACGGAGTCAGCCGTCACCAGGATCGCATTGGCAAAGGCTGGGCCATCAGCGAGGCGGACGAGCGCGAGGACTTCGCGCTGATCCGCGAGATGGGTGCGACCGCGGTGCGTGTCGCGCATTACCAGCAGTCGCCGCTCTGGTTCGATCTGGCGGACGAGAGCGGGTTGGTGGCGTGGGCGGAAATTCCCGTCGTCAACGAGGTGCCCGCGGGCGCGCACTACCTCGAGAACGCCCGGCAGCAGCTCCGCGAGTTGATCCGCCAAAACTACAACCGGCCCGCGATCGTCGTCTGGGGCGTCGGCAACGAGACGCGCGAGGACGGCGAGAAATCCTCCGGCCCGATCCGCGTCAACGGCGTCGAGTCCGGCCGCGTCCTCGCCGCGCTCGCTCAGACGGCGAAGGCCGAGGATCCGACCCGCCCGTCGGTCTACGCGTCGAATCATCAGGCCGAGGATGCGCGGAATTTCCTCACGGAGGTCACCGCTTTCAACCGCTACTACGGCTGGTATCACGGCCGCGCCGACGAGATCGGCCGCTGGCTCGACGACGCGCACCAGCGTTATCCAGCGTTGCGCTTCGGCATCAGCGAATACGGCGCGGGCGCCAATCCCGCACAGCACGAATGGCCCGCGCGCAAGCCGCCGCACGCCGGTCCGTGGCATCCCGAGGAATATCAAAACGATTACCACGAGACGCACTGGCTGGCGTTTCACGCGCGGCCGTTTCTCTGGTGCAAGTTCATCTGGAACATGTTCGATTTCGCCGTCGATGCGCGCAACGAGGGCAGCAATCCTGGTATGAACGACAAGGGACTCGTCACCTACGATCGTCGCATGAGGAAGGACGCGTTCTTCTGGTATAAAGCCAACTGGAGCGACGAGCCGGTGCTCTACCTGACGAGCCGCCGCTGGACGGAGCGCCCGGCGGGCCGCGCGGAGTTGAAGGCTTACTCCAATGCGCCGCGCGTCGAACTCTGGCTCGATGGCAAGTCGCTCGGCGTCATCGAGAGCGACGAACACCGCTTCCGCTGGCCGGTCGAACTCGCGCCCGGAGAGCACCACGTCGTCGTGCGCGCTGGCACGCTGTCCGACGCGATCACTTTCACCTGTCTTCCTCCGAAACCCGCCACCCCATGA
- a CDS encoding TonB-dependent receptor, protein MKRSLPIRALAALVSLACAVVAFGQNATGTIAGHVYNVVTKEYPRDAIVRVEGTDLSTVSETSGYFSLARVPAGEVTLTVTYLGLPPVSMKITVVAGETTNQEIEVGTANAAKSETVVQLQSFTVTAEKDGNAKALSRQKNSMNMSRSVASDAFGNITEGNVGEFLKFLPGVELEYVEADTRGPRIGGMSSEYASVTLDGKNIASADSFGQYVGFENSASGTANRSFGFDSISINSIESIEINRVTSAAMDANAPAGNINLKTKKAFDRKGRHFGATLSTVLNSQEFTLGATPGPGDRVGRKWRPNFNGYYSDIFLNNRLGVILNFQESNLYNEQYRVDHTYNRTPVAPDTRAQVLTQVLLKDGPKWTNRGSYTATFDFRATPNLTLSLNALFSRYHAQFYNRQVTAIAGGTRATVPGDGVLTYGSSPANAGSLQFGGGNGAKFTNTLTFSPSFEYRRENLRLDGSFTTSHSRNDYDNLAHKLVANTTVNNVTGIGFTATRSAPDAADWQIVQTGGSDWTNLALQTNPRLSDDNRQNTIDIKSGDVNARYTLPFRIPSFLQFGAKRTRNYQWARNSNDSDKWLYVGPGGGTTGSFANFPSPFVLFQGGNQPGVVFTSINGGGAPAFPDRDTIGHLFSEHPEYFVRTLPTSATGSSTSGVSLANYESGMYLNQPTYDVKETVTAGYLMGNTRIQKLILQGGVRYELTEIDSTELDPYSNQQVAAAGYPVTAALAPNSISAIDYKYSRPRVQRHGDYADYFPSATAKYSILPNLLVDFGWGKTIRRPDLGKISGTRQINDDALQINTPNPNLLPERSKKMAASLSYFFGSTGVNNIQVVASRSKVTNKTLQKTLTSEEYGNTDPDYDGYDFISYTSAPLPITYSSMEYSYQQYLNFLPKFMQGTSLTASYTRTYVETPPTQVILGVIPHTLKGTLAHRNKWFNLSFSAIWQDDSGPFQASNRYQKRNTKCDLSGAFIINERLQFFFAGRNIFETPHLLMEKSAGNPDVLFRYENYGTNWTFGIRGNF, encoded by the coding sequence ATGAAACGATCCCTACCCATCCGGGCGCTTGCTGCGCTCGTCTCCCTCGCGTGCGCAGTCGTCGCGTTCGGCCAGAACGCCACCGGCACGATCGCCGGTCACGTCTACAACGTCGTGACCAAGGAATATCCCCGCGACGCCATCGTGCGCGTCGAAGGCACCGATCTCTCCACCGTCTCCGAGACGAGCGGCTACTTTTCGCTCGCCCGCGTGCCGGCCGGCGAGGTCACGCTCACCGTCACCTACCTCGGCCTGCCGCCGGTCTCGATGAAGATCACCGTCGTCGCCGGCGAGACCACGAATCAGGAAATCGAGGTCGGCACCGCCAACGCCGCGAAGAGCGAGACCGTCGTGCAGTTGCAGTCCTTCACCGTCACGGCCGAGAAGGACGGCAACGCCAAAGCGCTCTCGCGCCAGAAGAACTCGATGAACATGAGCCGCTCCGTCGCCTCCGACGCGTTCGGCAACATCACCGAGGGCAACGTCGGCGAGTTCCTCAAGTTCCTCCCCGGCGTCGAACTCGAATACGTCGAGGCCGACACCCGCGGCCCGCGCATCGGCGGCATGAGCTCCGAATACGCCTCCGTCACGCTCGACGGCAAGAACATCGCCAGCGCCGACTCGTTCGGCCAATACGTCGGCTTCGAGAACTCCGCCTCCGGCACCGCGAACCGCTCCTTCGGTTTCGACAGCATCTCGATCAACAGCATCGAATCGATCGAGATCAACCGCGTCACCAGCGCCGCGATGGATGCCAACGCGCCCGCCGGCAACATCAACCTGAAGACGAAAAAGGCCTTCGACCGCAAAGGCCGCCACTTCGGCGCCACGCTCTCCACCGTGCTGAACTCGCAGGAATTCACGCTGGGCGCCACGCCCGGACCCGGTGACCGCGTCGGCCGCAAATGGCGCCCGAACTTCAACGGCTACTACTCCGACATTTTCCTGAACAACCGCCTCGGCGTCATCCTCAACTTCCAGGAATCGAATCTCTACAACGAGCAATACCGCGTCGACCACACCTACAACCGCACACCGGTCGCTCCCGACACGCGCGCGCAGGTCCTCACGCAGGTGCTCCTGAAGGACGGCCCGAAGTGGACCAACCGCGGCAGCTACACCGCGACCTTCGACTTCCGCGCCACGCCGAACCTCACGCTCTCGCTCAACGCGCTCTTCAGCCGCTACCACGCGCAATTCTACAACCGCCAGGTCACCGCCATCGCCGGCGGCACCCGCGCGACCGTCCCCGGCGACGGCGTCCTCACCTACGGCTCCTCGCCCGCCAACGCCGGCAGCCTCCAGTTCGGCGGCGGCAACGGCGCCAAGTTCACCAACACGCTCACCTTCTCGCCCAGCTTCGAATACCGCCGCGAGAATCTCCGCCTCGACGGCTCGTTCACCACGTCGCATTCGCGCAACGACTACGACAACCTCGCGCACAAGCTCGTCGCGAACACCACGGTGAACAACGTCACCGGCATCGGTTTCACCGCCACGCGCTCCGCGCCCGACGCGGCCGACTGGCAGATCGTGCAGACCGGCGGCTCCGATTGGACCAACCTCGCGCTGCAGACCAACCCGCGCCTCTCCGACGACAACCGCCAGAACACGATCGACATCAAGTCCGGCGACGTGAACGCGCGCTACACGCTGCCGTTCCGCATCCCGTCCTTCCTCCAGTTCGGCGCCAAGCGCACCCGCAATTATCAGTGGGCGCGCAACTCGAACGACTCCGACAAGTGGCTCTACGTCGGCCCCGGCGGCGGCACGACCGGCTCATTCGCCAACTTCCCCTCACCCTTCGTGCTCTTCCAAGGCGGCAATCAGCCCGGCGTCGTTTTCACGTCGATCAACGGCGGCGGCGCACCCGCATTCCCCGATCGCGACACGATCGGCCATCTCTTCTCGGAGCACCCGGAGTATTTCGTCCGCACGCTCCCGACCAGCGCGACCGGTTCGTCGACCTCCGGCGTGAGCCTCGCGAACTACGAGTCCGGCATGTATCTCAACCAGCCGACCTACGACGTGAAGGAAACCGTCACCGCCGGCTACCTCATGGGCAACACGCGCATCCAGAAACTCATTCTCCAAGGTGGCGTGCGCTACGAGCTCACCGAAATCGACTCCACCGAGCTCGACCCGTATTCCAACCAGCAGGTCGCCGCGGCCGGTTATCCCGTCACCGCTGCGCTCGCGCCGAACAGCATCTCGGCGATCGACTACAAGTATTCCCGCCCGCGCGTGCAGCGCCACGGCGACTACGCCGACTACTTCCCGAGCGCCACGGCGAAATACTCGATCCTCCCGAACCTCCTCGTCGATTTCGGCTGGGGCAAAACCATCCGCCGTCCCGACCTCGGCAAGATCAGCGGCACGCGCCAGATCAACGACGACGCGCTGCAGATCAACACGCCCAACCCGAACCTGCTCCCCGAGCGCTCCAAGAAAATGGCCGCCTCGCTCAGCTACTTCTTCGGCAGCACCGGCGTGAACAACATCCAAGTCGTCGCCAGCCGCAGCAAGGTCACGAACAAGACGCTCCAAAAAACCCTCACCTCCGAGGAATACGGCAACACGGACCCCGACTACGACGGCTACGATTTCATCAGCTACACCAGCGCTCCGCTGCCCATCACCTACAGCTCGATGGAATACTCCTACCAGCAATACCTGAACTTCCTCCCGAAGTTCATGCAGGGCACGTCGCTGACCGCTTCCTACACGCGCACCTACGTCGAGACCCCGCCCACGCAGGTCATCCTCGGCGTCATCCCGCACACGCTCAAGGGCACGCTCGCGCACCGCAACAAGTGGTTCAACCTGAGCTTCAGCGCCATCTGGCAGGACGATTCCGGGCCTTTCCAGGCCTCCAACCGCTACCAGAAGCGCAACACCAAGTGCGATCTCAGCGGCGCGTTCATCATCAACGAGCGGCTCCAGTTCTTCTTCGCCGGCCGCAACATCTTCGAGACACCGCACCTCCTGATGGAAAAGAGCGCCGGCAACCCCGACGTGCTCTTCCGCTACGAGAACTACGGCACGAACTGGACGTTCGGCATCCGCGGCAACTTCTAA
- a CDS encoding DUF374 domain-containing protein has translation MRGWRRAALWCVAALLRIWVRTLRYEVDAETAKRLAKSDVPAAIVLWHNRLFLSPEFFRRFRTQRRVYGLVSASKDGAWLAAFYRMIGIHPVRGSSSNLGREAARLLIERMREGHDIGITPDGPRGPMYVVEPGVLVVTRRLNAPMVLLGAEFTRAKRLRSWDRLYVPWPFSRVKLRCTVLEPVRADGEKISADDVRAALCAINPDTD, from the coding sequence GTGCGCGGCTGGCGTCGCGCGGCGTTGTGGTGCGTGGCCGCGCTGCTGCGCATCTGGGTGCGCACATTGCGCTACGAGGTCGATGCCGAGACGGCGAAGCGCCTCGCGAAGTCCGACGTGCCGGCGGCGATCGTGCTCTGGCACAACCGGCTGTTCCTCTCGCCGGAGTTCTTTCGCCGGTTTCGCACGCAGCGGCGCGTCTACGGTCTCGTGAGCGCGAGCAAGGACGGCGCGTGGCTCGCGGCGTTTTATCGGATGATCGGCATCCATCCGGTGCGCGGCTCGAGCAGCAATCTCGGACGCGAGGCGGCGCGCCTGCTCATCGAGCGGATGCGCGAGGGACACGACATCGGCATCACCCCGGATGGTCCGCGCGGTCCGATGTATGTGGTCGAGCCGGGCGTGCTGGTGGTGACGCGGCGGTTGAATGCGCCGATGGTGCTGCTCGGGGCGGAGTTCACGCGCGCGAAGCGCCTGCGGAGCTGGGACCGGCTCTATGTCCCGTGGCCGTTCTCGCGGGTGAAATTGCGTTGCACGGTGCTGGAGCCGGTGCGCGCGGACGGAGAAAAAATCAGCGCGGACGATGTCCGCGCTGCGTTGTGCGCGATCAATCCGGATACGGACTGA
- a CDS encoding ferredoxin, translating into MATLTDRLSYNVAGRFYVDSSCIDCDQCRVIAPDHFGRNEDTGTSFVVKQPVSDEEVAKCKEAIDACATASIGDDGE; encoded by the coding sequence ATGGCCACTCTCACTGATCGTCTCTCCTACAACGTCGCGGGTCGCTTCTACGTCGACTCGAGCTGCATCGACTGCGACCAATGCCGCGTCATCGCGCCGGATCACTTCGGTCGCAACGAAGACACCGGCACGTCGTTCGTGGTGAAGCAGCCGGTCAGCGACGAGGAAGTCGCCAAGTGCAAGGAAGCGATCGACGCTTGCGCCACCGCCTCGATCGGCGACGACGGCGAGTAA
- a CDS encoding NADH-quinone oxidoreductase subunit A, translating into MNGHPHAFLALFLGVAVAFPLILLGVARLWVLFFQPAKPNALKNAVYECGLPPQGESWIQFKAHYYLYAILFLIFDVEVLFLLPFAVAFTGLPAGALFAMLVFILLLAEGLVWAWARGHLNWK; encoded by the coding sequence ATGAACGGCCATCCCCACGCATTCCTGGCCCTCTTCCTTGGCGTAGCTGTCGCCTTCCCGTTGATCCTTTTGGGTGTCGCCCGGCTTTGGGTGCTGTTTTTCCAACCGGCCAAGCCCAACGCCCTCAAGAACGCTGTCTACGAGTGCGGCCTCCCGCCGCAGGGCGAGTCGTGGATCCAGTTCAAGGCGCACTACTATCTCTACGCGATTCTGTTCCTGATCTTCGACGTCGAAGTGCTGTTCCTTCTGCCCTTCGCCGTCGCCTTCACCGGCCTGCCCGCGGGCGCGTTGTTCGCGATGCTGGTGTTCATCCTTCTTCTCGCCGAAGGCCTCGTGTGGGCCTGGGCACGCGGCCACCTCAACTGGAAATGA
- a CDS encoding NADH-quinone oxidoreductase subunit B produces the protein MSDAPSTPSPAAQPLDESRRSSPSEGGNAPTPFPAAGNISDAEREELRRNGILLTSLEELYNWGRANSIWPLQFGLACCAIEMIAAATARFDIARFGAEIFRPSPRQADLMIVSGTVTKKMAPNVVRLWNQMPEPKYCIAMGACAISGGPFKQGYNVLKGIDRFIPVDIYIPGCPPRPEALLNGLIELQKKIQTEKVAGPQAAKHLRSDVQSEFPVPTYGEHDIIPTKNPDVWSPPSLPRKA, from the coding sequence ATGAGCGACGCTCCCTCCACGCCTTCTCCTGCGGCGCAGCCGCTGGACGAATCTCGCCGTAGCTCACCGAGCGAAGGCGGAAACGCTCCGACGCCGTTCCCCGCCGCCGGAAACATCTCCGACGCGGAGCGCGAAGAGCTCCGCCGCAACGGCATCCTGCTCACCTCGCTCGAGGAGCTCTACAACTGGGGTCGCGCCAACTCCATCTGGCCGCTCCAGTTCGGCCTCGCCTGCTGCGCCATCGAGATGATCGCCGCCGCCACCGCGCGCTTCGACATCGCCCGTTTCGGCGCCGAGATCTTCCGCCCGTCCCCGCGCCAGGCCGACCTCATGATCGTCTCCGGCACCGTCACCAAGAAGATGGCGCCGAACGTCGTCCGCCTCTGGAACCAGATGCCCGAGCCGAAATACTGCATCGCGATGGGCGCGTGCGCGATTTCCGGCGGCCCGTTCAAGCAGGGCTACAACGTCCTCAAAGGCATCGACCGCTTCATCCCTGTCGACATCTACATCCCCGGCTGCCCGCCGCGCCCGGAGGCGTTGCTCAACGGCCTGATCGAACTACAGAAGAAGATCCAGACCGAGAAGGTCGCTGGCCCGCAGGCCGCCAAGCACCTCCGCTCCGACGTGCAAAGCGAGTTCCCCGTCCCGACCTACGGCGAGCACGACATCATCCCGACCAAGAACCCCGACGTGTGGTCGCCGCCGTCGCTCCCGCGCAAAGCCTGA
- a CDS encoding NADH-quinone oxidoreductase subunit C produces the protein METLEQIRDRIATRFPGAQVSIQLNPGAAAEHSLLIDSKLGREIALFLRDDEALQFDYCSNATGVDWLDKEIVDVKKTTVPDAAGGPAKVVEEKTKRTEPGYLEAVYHLYSMALKHGPVVIRMRTGNRSDNVTLPSLTPVWRSCDFQEREIFDLYGIVFEGHPDLRRLLMWDEFKDHPMRKDYVSPDDFEYEPTPHDAVLARAKAHYPAPAPVAGVADPGPGSTSPATKPAAQPEVKP, from the coding sequence ATGGAAACGCTCGAACAAATCCGCGATCGCATCGCCACGCGCTTCCCCGGCGCCCAAGTCTCGATCCAGCTCAACCCCGGCGCCGCGGCCGAGCACTCGCTGCTCATCGACTCGAAGCTCGGCCGCGAGATCGCGCTCTTTCTCCGCGACGACGAGGCGCTCCAATTCGACTACTGCTCCAACGCCACCGGCGTCGACTGGCTCGACAAGGAAATCGTCGACGTGAAGAAGACCACCGTGCCTGACGCCGCCGGCGGCCCGGCCAAGGTCGTTGAAGAGAAGACCAAGCGCACCGAGCCCGGCTACCTCGAGGCTGTCTATCACCTTTACTCGATGGCCTTGAAGCACGGCCCGGTCGTCATCCGCATGCGCACCGGCAACCGCAGCGACAACGTGACGCTCCCCTCGCTCACGCCCGTCTGGCGCTCCTGCGATTTCCAAGAGCGCGAAATCTTCGATCTCTACGGCATCGTCTTCGAAGGCCACCCGGACCTCCGCCGCCTGCTCATGTGGGACGAGTTCAAGGACCACCCGATGCGCAAGGACTACGTCTCGCCGGACGACTTCGAATACGAACCGACCCCGCACGACGCCGTCCTCGCCCGCGCCAAGGCGCATTATCCGGCACCCGCTCCTGTAGCCGGGGTCGCCGACCCCGGCCCGGGCTCCACGAGCCCGGCTACAAAACCCGCGGCCCAACCGGAGGTGAAGCCATGA